AATCTAGGAATAAGGTGTAGTACATTTTGGTTAATAGTTGGATGCAACCAGCCAGTGTTAATTGCTTTTATAGTTGCTATGGCCTCCAAACCACCAGCAGCACCAAGGCCATGTCCAATCATTGACTGAAACaaggaaaacaacaacaaattagCTATTTTTCACTTTAGACCATTTAATTTGGTGAATATGTTCTCATTAAAAGACTTGAATTGGTTTCACATGGAATGGTCTTTAGGTTTCTTGCCTTAGTCCCATTCATCTTTATCTCTGATGTGTCCTTGAAAACCTTCTTGATTGCATTGACCTCAGCCAAATCCCCTGCTAGTGTAGATGTTGCATGAGCATTCACATAGTTCACCTgcaaatcataaatttaaaatgattatatatatcaGAATGTATATAACCTTATAGAATATCTCAATATAGATGCTGAGAAATACTTTAGCCTTGAGGTCAATGAGTAGTTTTACCTCTTCAGGAGAAACTCCAGCATCTTCTAAACTCTTCTTTATACAAGATGAAACTCCAAGGCCATCTGACCTAGGATCAGTCATGTGATGAGCATCACATGTTATAGCACCACCTAAATACTCTGCATATATTTTAGCTCCTCTTTTCATTGCACTCTCCAAGCTCTCCATAATCTTTTTGGTTTATGAAAAATTAGTATTGTTAGAAGTATAAGATTTAGACAAACTATTGttaggaaaggaagaaaatacaTGAGCTAAATCGCATTAAATTGAAAGAACATTATATGATTGTATAAGTACCAGCACTCCAGCACCCTCTCCCATGACGAAACCATCACGATCTTTGTCCCATGGTCTCGAAGCTCCCTGGGGTTCGCCATTTCTCTGAGACAAAGCCCGGCAAGCTATAAACCCAGCAACCCCAGTAGGCATGACTGCAGCCTCAGTCCCACCAGCTACCATGATTTCTGCCTCACCTTTTCTAATGTGATTAGCAGCTGAAAAGAAGCAGTAATTTGCCGTTGCACAAGCAGTTGAAATGGAGTAATTAGGTCCCATTAAGCCATTGTCTATAGCTAACAATGCTGAACCCATGTTGGTGATAGAATAAGGAATGAAGAATGGTGTGATTTTCTTATATCCCTTTTGGATTAGAGCTTCCACTCCAGTGCTGAATGCTGTTAAGCCTCCCATGCCTGTTCCCACTAGAACTCCAATTTTTGTTCTGTCCATCTGCAGGGCATGCAAAATGATAAATCTACAATGCTTAATGTACAAGCTGATAAAACTATAATGTGCTGCTCATAGAATGACTAACTTTTTCAAGAACTTCAGTTCCAAGGTTGGCATCTTCAAGGGCCCTCTTGCCGCCAACTAAACAATACCTCCAGGAATCATCAAGCCGGCGATCATTCTTCCCATCAATGTAGCCTTTGGAAGAAAAATCACGAATCTGACCTGCAAACCGGACAGAGAAGTTTGAAGCATCAAACCTGTCAATTAGGCTAATCCCACTCTCCCCCTCAAGAAGTTTGTTATAGAATGTATCAATATCATTGCCAAAAACCGAAACAAGGCCCATTCCTGTTATGACAACACGTTTTTTAGGATCCGTTTCCCGTGTGGGAGCTGAAATTGTTGAAGCTTGGGCCTTAATTATTCTGCATTTTGGAGCTAAGAAtgggaaataaaaaacaagttagTAATAATCCAAGATTATGCCCTGCTAGACGTCAAGCTTGaaagaaacatatataataCATAATCAACcattaccaaaaaaacaaaatagtagCTGAATTAAAAGAAGATAAATCAAGAATAAGCACATTTAGAAATTGCAAACAGTATCTATAAAGAACAACATTAAAGTGCACCAGCCAAAACGGTGGCTAATAAATGTTGCAATTAGGGAGACAAAGTGAGGGTGGAAATTAGTCAACAAAATATAGCTAGAGCATGATGTTGCTGGTCCCGATTAGTTTGATGAGGCATTGCGAAATACTCATTCCATGTTGCTACAATGATGGAGAGAGTTCCAGATACTCCCATTTCTGTCATTGCAAACAAGGTAAGGAAAGATAGGATAGACAGGGATTGGATATACTTCATCTACAAGGTACACAATTTAAGAGGtgtaaaacccaaaatattgtTCTGGCTTTTTCTCAATATCAGATACATTTTACATCAGAGAACTTCATTCTCATGGTTGAGTGATATACATTTCACCAAGTACACCTACCAAGTGCACAAGACCTTAAATTGTGATTTAAAGAGCAACCCAAAAAGTTTATAGAAAGAAGTAGAACTCACGAAAGAGAGATCATTAGAGCATCCCCAGTGAGGTtgctaaattgacaaaaaaagtCAATTTAGCAACCAATTCTCCAAAATTGTGGCTACAGCAAAGCAgcttaacttaaaaaaaattaactttgagCTATCATAGCAGCCCACTGTTgcccaaaactcaaaacaaaaaaaaaaaaaaaattttaatgtggagtgttaaaaaaaaatgtattttaatgtattgat
This DNA window, taken from Quercus robur chromosome 2, dhQueRobu3.1, whole genome shotgun sequence, encodes the following:
- the LOC126713280 gene encoding 3-oxoacyl-[acyl-carrier-protein] synthase I, chloroplastic-like; this translates as MAGIAAGISSSGVLLRARESGSNGASLVQYSGLRPSANMPIASTRPSASWLISARAPKCRIIKAQASTISAPTRETDPKKRVVITGMGLVSVFGNDIDTFYNKLLEGESGISLIDRFDASNFSVRFAGQIRDFSSKGYIDGKNDRRLDDSWRYCLVGGKRALEDANLGTEVLEKMDRTKIGVLVGTGMGGLTAFSTGVEALIQKGYKKITPFFIPYSITNMGSALLAIDNGLMGPNYSISTACATANYCFFSAANHIRKGEAEIMVAGGTEAAVMPTGVAGFIACRALSQRNGEPQGASRPWDKDRDGFVMGEGAGVLIMESLESAMKRGAKIYAEYLGGAITCDAHHMTDPRSDGLGVSSCIKKSLEDAGVSPEEVNYVNAHATSTLAGDLAEVNAIKKVFKDTSEIKMNGTKSMIGHGLGAAGGLEAIATIKAINTGWLHPTINQNNLEPDVTIDTVPNVKKKHEVNVAISNSFGFGGHNSVVVFAPFTP